One Zonotrichia albicollis isolate bZonAlb1 chromosome 25, bZonAlb1.hap1, whole genome shotgun sequence genomic window carries:
- the MTHFR gene encoding methylenetetrahydrofolate reductase (NADPH) isoform X1 encodes MVNESQQSCSGSSSSRSDGGSSSGSEGSKDSSRCSTPVLDAERHERLRDKMRRRQDAGDKWFSLEFFPPRTANAAVNLISRFDHMGAGGPLFIDVTWHPAGDPGSDKETSSMIIAYTAVNYCGLETILHMTCCNQSKDDITGHLQKAKRLGLKNIMALRGDPAGEEWEEEVDGFNYAVDLVKHIRNEFDDYFDICVAGYPKGHPEAESYEADLRHLKEKVYAGADFIITQLFFRPETFLKFMKDCQAIGITCPIIPGIFPIQGYHSLRQLVKLSKLEVPQEIKDVIEPIKDNDAAIRNYGVELAVSMCRELLDSGMVHGLHFYTLNREVATTEVLKRLGIWNEDPRRPLPWAVSAHPKRRVEDVRPIFWASRPKSYIYRTQEWDDFPNGRWGNSSSPAFGELKDYYLFYLKSKSPREELLKMWGEELTSEESVFEVFTCYITGEPNKNGYKVTCMPWNDDPLATETNLLKDQLEKVNRRGILTINSQPNINGKPSTDPIVGWGPSGGYVFQKAYLEFFTSSEIVRALLKVLRKYELRVNYHIVNVKGENITNAPDLQPNAVTWGIFPGREIIQPTVVDPVSFLSWKDEAFALWIEQWAKLYEEESPSRMIIQYIHDNYYLVNLVDNDFPLENCLWQVVEDTFELLNSPTQQ; translated from the exons ATGGTTAAtgagagccagcagagctgcagcggcagctccagctccaggtcggacggcggcagcagcagcggcagcgagGGCTCCAAGGACAGCTCGCGCTGCTCCACGCCCGTGCTGGACGCCGAGCGGCACGAGCGGCTGCGGGACAAGATGCGCCGCCGGCAGGACGCTGGCGACAAGTGGTTCTCCCTCGAGTTCTTCCCTCCACGCACGGCCAATGCTGCTGTCAATCTCATCTCCAG GTTTGACCACATGGGAGCAGGTGGTCCCCTCTTCATTGACGTGAcgtggcaccctgcaggggACCCAGGATCTGACAAGGAGACCTCTTCCATGATAATTGCTTACACTGCAGTGAACTACTGTGGCCTGGAGACCATCCTGCACATGACCTGCTGCAACCAGAGCAAGGatgacatcacagggcacctgcagaaggcCAAGAGGCTCGGGCTGAAGAACATCATGGCCCTGCGTGGAG ATCCTGCTGGTGAGGAATGGGAGGAAGAAGTAGATGGTTTCAACTATGCTGTTGATCTGGTTAAGCACATTCGCAATGAATTTGATGATTACTTCGACATCTGTGTGGCAG GCTACCCCAAGGGTCATCCTGAAGCAGAGAGCTATGAGGCAGACCTGAGGCACCTGAAGGAGAAAGTCTATGCAGGAGCAGATTTCATCATTACACAGCTTTTCTTCCGACCAGAAACCTTTCTCAAGTTCATGAAGGATTGTCAAGCCATTGGCATTACCTGCCCCATTATTCCTGGCATCTTCCCTATACAG GGCTACCACTCCCTGCGCCAGCTGGTGAAGCTCTCCAAGCTGGAAGTGCCCCAGGAAATCAAAGATGTGATTGAGCCCATCAAGGACAACGACGCAGCCATCAGGAACTACGGGGTGGAGCTGGCAGTGTCCATGTGCCGGGAGCTGCTGGACAGTGGGATGGTGCACGGGCTCCACTTCTACACCCTCAACCGCGAGGTGGCCACCACCGAGGTGCTGAAGCGCCTGGGCATTTGGAACGAGGACCCCAG GCGgcctctgccctgggcagtcaGTGCCCACCCCAAGAGGAGAGTGGAGGATGTCAGGCCAATCTTCTGGGCCTCCAGGCCAAAGAGCTACATCTACAGAACCCAGGAGTGGGATGACTTCCCCAATGGCCGATG GGGTAACTCCTCCTCTCCAGCTTTTGGGGAACTGAAGGACTATTACCTGTTCTATCTGAAGAGCAAGTCTCCCCGTGAGGAGCTCCTGAAGATGTGGGGAGAAGAACTGACTAGTGAGGAAAGTGTCTTTGAGGTGTTCACATGTTACATCACTGGAGAGCCCAACAAGAATGGGTACAAG GTCACATGTATGCCTTGGAATGATGACCCTCTTGCTACTGAAACCAACCTCCTGAAGGACCAGCTGGAGAAGGTCAACAGACGGGGAATCCTGACCATCAACTCCCAGCCAAACATCAATGGCAAACCATCCACAGACCCCATTGTGGGCTGGGGGCCCAGTGGAGGTTATGTTTTCCAAAAG gcataCCTAGAGTTCTTCACCTCCAGTGAAATTGTCAGGGCACTGCTCAAAGTGCTGAGGAAGTATGAGTTGAGAGTGAACTACCATATTGTCAATGTCAAG GGTGAGAATATCACCAATGCTCCAGATCTGCAACCCAATGCTGTCACCTGGGGCATCTTCCCAGGCAGGGAGATCATCCAGCCCACTGTAGTGGATCCTGTGAGCTTCCTCTCCTGGAAG GATGAGGCCTTTGCACTGTGGATCGAGCAGTGGGCCAAGCTCTATGAAGAGGAGTCTCCCTCCCGCATGATCATCCAGTACATCCATGACAATTATTACTTGGTCAACCTGGTGGACAATGACTTCCCACTAGAAAACTGCCTCTGGCAGGTCGTGGAGGATACCTTTGAGC
- the MTHFR gene encoding methylenetetrahydrofolate reductase (NADPH) isoform X2, with protein MGAGGPLFIDVTWHPAGDPGSDKETSSMIIAYTAVNYCGLETILHMTCCNQSKDDITGHLQKAKRLGLKNIMALRGDPAGEEWEEEVDGFNYAVDLVKHIRNEFDDYFDICVAGYPKGHPEAESYEADLRHLKEKVYAGADFIITQLFFRPETFLKFMKDCQAIGITCPIIPGIFPIQGYHSLRQLVKLSKLEVPQEIKDVIEPIKDNDAAIRNYGVELAVSMCRELLDSGMVHGLHFYTLNREVATTEVLKRLGIWNEDPRRPLPWAVSAHPKRRVEDVRPIFWASRPKSYIYRTQEWDDFPNGRWGNSSSPAFGELKDYYLFYLKSKSPREELLKMWGEELTSEESVFEVFTCYITGEPNKNGYKVTCMPWNDDPLATETNLLKDQLEKVNRRGILTINSQPNINGKPSTDPIVGWGPSGGYVFQKAYLEFFTSSEIVRALLKVLRKYELRVNYHIVNVKGENITNAPDLQPNAVTWGIFPGREIIQPTVVDPVSFLSWKDEAFALWIEQWAKLYEEESPSRMIIQYIHDNYYLVNLVDNDFPLENCLWQVVEDTFELLNSPTQQ; from the exons ATGGGAGCAGGTGGTCCCCTCTTCATTGACGTGAcgtggcaccctgcaggggACCCAGGATCTGACAAGGAGACCTCTTCCATGATAATTGCTTACACTGCAGTGAACTACTGTGGCCTGGAGACCATCCTGCACATGACCTGCTGCAACCAGAGCAAGGatgacatcacagggcacctgcagaaggcCAAGAGGCTCGGGCTGAAGAACATCATGGCCCTGCGTGGAG ATCCTGCTGGTGAGGAATGGGAGGAAGAAGTAGATGGTTTCAACTATGCTGTTGATCTGGTTAAGCACATTCGCAATGAATTTGATGATTACTTCGACATCTGTGTGGCAG GCTACCCCAAGGGTCATCCTGAAGCAGAGAGCTATGAGGCAGACCTGAGGCACCTGAAGGAGAAAGTCTATGCAGGAGCAGATTTCATCATTACACAGCTTTTCTTCCGACCAGAAACCTTTCTCAAGTTCATGAAGGATTGTCAAGCCATTGGCATTACCTGCCCCATTATTCCTGGCATCTTCCCTATACAG GGCTACCACTCCCTGCGCCAGCTGGTGAAGCTCTCCAAGCTGGAAGTGCCCCAGGAAATCAAAGATGTGATTGAGCCCATCAAGGACAACGACGCAGCCATCAGGAACTACGGGGTGGAGCTGGCAGTGTCCATGTGCCGGGAGCTGCTGGACAGTGGGATGGTGCACGGGCTCCACTTCTACACCCTCAACCGCGAGGTGGCCACCACCGAGGTGCTGAAGCGCCTGGGCATTTGGAACGAGGACCCCAG GCGgcctctgccctgggcagtcaGTGCCCACCCCAAGAGGAGAGTGGAGGATGTCAGGCCAATCTTCTGGGCCTCCAGGCCAAAGAGCTACATCTACAGAACCCAGGAGTGGGATGACTTCCCCAATGGCCGATG GGGTAACTCCTCCTCTCCAGCTTTTGGGGAACTGAAGGACTATTACCTGTTCTATCTGAAGAGCAAGTCTCCCCGTGAGGAGCTCCTGAAGATGTGGGGAGAAGAACTGACTAGTGAGGAAAGTGTCTTTGAGGTGTTCACATGTTACATCACTGGAGAGCCCAACAAGAATGGGTACAAG GTCACATGTATGCCTTGGAATGATGACCCTCTTGCTACTGAAACCAACCTCCTGAAGGACCAGCTGGAGAAGGTCAACAGACGGGGAATCCTGACCATCAACTCCCAGCCAAACATCAATGGCAAACCATCCACAGACCCCATTGTGGGCTGGGGGCCCAGTGGAGGTTATGTTTTCCAAAAG gcataCCTAGAGTTCTTCACCTCCAGTGAAATTGTCAGGGCACTGCTCAAAGTGCTGAGGAAGTATGAGTTGAGAGTGAACTACCATATTGTCAATGTCAAG GGTGAGAATATCACCAATGCTCCAGATCTGCAACCCAATGCTGTCACCTGGGGCATCTTCCCAGGCAGGGAGATCATCCAGCCCACTGTAGTGGATCCTGTGAGCTTCCTCTCCTGGAAG GATGAGGCCTTTGCACTGTGGATCGAGCAGTGGGCCAAGCTCTATGAAGAGGAGTCTCCCTCCCGCATGATCATCCAGTACATCCATGACAATTATTACTTGGTCAACCTGGTGGACAATGACTTCCCACTAGAAAACTGCCTCTGGCAGGTCGTGGAGGATACCTTTGAGC